In Felis catus isolate Fca126 chromosome C2, F.catus_Fca126_mat1.0, whole genome shotgun sequence, a single window of DNA contains:
- the PSMG1 gene encoding proteasome assembly chaperone 1 isoform X2, with translation MAATFFGEVVKAPCRAGTEDQEEEEDERRETAEDREVRRQLARKREVRLFRRQTKTSLEVSLLEKYPCSKFIIAIGNNAVAFLSSFVMNSGVWEEVGCAKLWNEWCRTTDTVHLSPTDAFCVFYHLKSNPSVFGSCPRKNMQVTVLTCRHVTDYKTAESTSSLHSPFLKALKTENFKEPPCCSLLEQPNIVHDLPAAVLSYCQVWKIPAILYLCYTDVMKLDLITVGAFKPVLSSRSLKGLVKNIPQSTEILKKLMTTNEIQSNIYT, from the exons ATGGCGGCCACGTTCTTCGGAGAGGTGGTGAAGGCGCCGTGCCGAGCCGGGACGGAAgaccaggaggaagaggaggacgagAGGAGGGAGACGGCCGAGGACAGGGAGGTGCGGCGGCAGCTGGCGCGGAAGAG aGAGGTGCGGCTCTTTcgaagacaaacaaaaacatctttgGAAGTTTCTCTGCTGGAAAAATATCCTTGCTCCAAGTTCATAATTGCTATAGGAAATAATGCAGTAG CATTTTTGTCGTCATTTGTTATGAATTCAGGAGTCTGGGAAGAAGTCGGTTGTGCCAAACTCTGGAATGAATGGTGTAGAACAACGGACACTGTACATCTTTCCCCGACGGAtgccttttgtgtgttttatcatCTAAAATCGAATCCCTCG GTCTTTGGCTCTTGTCCAAGGAAGAACATGCAAGTGACTGTGCTCACGTGTCGACATGTTACTGACTATAAAACCGCAGAATCTACCAGCAGCCTCCATTCTCCTTTCCTGAAAGCCCTAAAAACAGAGAATTTCAAAGAGCCTCCGTGCTGTTCGCTGCTAGAACAACCAAATATTGTGCACGATCTTCCTGCCGCAG TTCTGAGTTACTGCCAAGTGTGGAAAATCCCTGCGATTCTGTACTTGTGCTATACTGACGTGATGAAGTTAGACCTCATTACAGTTGGAGCTTTTAAGCCTGTCCTTTCTTCCAGAAGCTTGAAAGGTTTGGTTAAG
- the PSMG1 gene encoding proteasome assembly chaperone 1 isoform X1 gives MAATFFGEVVKAPCRAGTEDQEEEEDERRETAEDREVRRQLARKREVRLFRRQTKTSLEVSLLEKYPCSKFIIAIGNNAVAFLSSFVMNSGVWEEVGCAKLWNEWCRTTDTVHLSPTDAFCVFYHLKSNPSVLLCQCSCYVAEDQQYQWLDKVFGSCPRKNMQVTVLTCRHVTDYKTAESTSSLHSPFLKALKTENFKEPPCCSLLEQPNIVHDLPAAVLSYCQVWKIPAILYLCYTDVMKLDLITVGAFKPVLSSRSLKGLVKNIPQSTEILKKLMTTNEIQSNIYT, from the exons ATGGCGGCCACGTTCTTCGGAGAGGTGGTGAAGGCGCCGTGCCGAGCCGGGACGGAAgaccaggaggaagaggaggacgagAGGAGGGAGACGGCCGAGGACAGGGAGGTGCGGCGGCAGCTGGCGCGGAAGAG aGAGGTGCGGCTCTTTcgaagacaaacaaaaacatctttgGAAGTTTCTCTGCTGGAAAAATATCCTTGCTCCAAGTTCATAATTGCTATAGGAAATAATGCAGTAG CATTTTTGTCGTCATTTGTTATGAATTCAGGAGTCTGGGAAGAAGTCGGTTGTGCCAAACTCTGGAATGAATGGTGTAGAACAACGGACACTGTACATCTTTCCCCGACGGAtgccttttgtgtgttttatcatCTAAAATCGAATCCCTCG GTCTTGCTCTGTCAGTGCAGCTGCTATGTTGCTGAAGACCAGCAGTATCAGTGGCTGGACAAG GTCTTTGGCTCTTGTCCAAGGAAGAACATGCAAGTGACTGTGCTCACGTGTCGACATGTTACTGACTATAAAACCGCAGAATCTACCAGCAGCCTCCATTCTCCTTTCCTGAAAGCCCTAAAAACAGAGAATTTCAAAGAGCCTCCGTGCTGTTCGCTGCTAGAACAACCAAATATTGTGCACGATCTTCCTGCCGCAG TTCTGAGTTACTGCCAAGTGTGGAAAATCCCTGCGATTCTGTACTTGTGCTATACTGACGTGATGAAGTTAGACCTCATTACAGTTGGAGCTTTTAAGCCTGTCCTTTCTTCCAGAAGCTTGAAAGGTTTGGTTAAG